The Nocardia higoensis genome has a segment encoding these proteins:
- a CDS encoding FHA domain-containing protein, with product MQDRQVEIVAGEHAVARVCGAVLVVAHRGRGPVTPESPAAVALHALGDLVRDAQRFQPSGPGPLVAREATRWLMKHAERISPGVPIDFGILSPAEQGALAVFLHGGVTAVLADAGAVERLRGRDAAFTVDRVVAVPARAVGLYVDDAGGRAPELPEAPGIGRLVDGVAQAGGAILWTGGGWSAAGSGPGRETAAAPPVPTARIEQGPRAHAPTERDIPPAAVPAAPAVPAREAPAAVDSAEADTRTAAATSMMDSVDEQNAARPRPGTGTNPAPRPDPELQRRLEATAKATALTVKVLGFKCARAHPSDPRSAFCTVCGMPVDQTQALIEVVRPPLGMLVLDDGMTYMLAADAVLGRDPEHSEAAQQGLVPLKVDDASGGMSRAHAEIRLVNWDVTVVDRGSTNGTRTRLPGYRDWIRLNPYQPMTLIPGSEVMLGNRVLRLEPIAPPPFGG from the coding sequence GTGCAGGATCGTCAGGTCGAGATCGTCGCCGGTGAGCACGCGGTGGCCCGGGTCTGCGGCGCGGTGCTCGTGGTCGCCCACCGCGGTCGTGGACCGGTGACTCCCGAGTCGCCCGCGGCGGTCGCTCTGCACGCGCTCGGTGATCTGGTTCGCGACGCTCAGCGGTTCCAGCCGTCCGGGCCCGGCCCGCTGGTCGCCAGGGAGGCCACCCGCTGGTTGATGAAACACGCCGAACGGATAAGCCCCGGCGTGCCCATCGATTTCGGCATCCTCTCGCCCGCCGAACAGGGTGCGCTCGCGGTGTTCCTGCACGGCGGTGTCACGGCTGTGCTGGCCGATGCGGGCGCGGTCGAGCGATTGCGCGGCAGAGACGCCGCGTTCACCGTCGATCGGGTCGTCGCGGTACCCGCTCGTGCGGTGGGACTGTATGTCGACGACGCGGGCGGCCGGGCACCCGAATTGCCCGAGGCACCGGGGATCGGCCGGTTGGTCGACGGTGTGGCGCAGGCGGGCGGCGCCATTCTGTGGACCGGTGGCGGCTGGTCGGCGGCCGGGTCCGGTCCGGGCCGGGAGACCGCCGCCGCCCCGCCGGTCCCGACCGCGCGCATCGAACAGGGGCCGCGAGCTCACGCGCCCACCGAACGCGACATCCCGCCCGCGGCCGTGCCTGCGGCACCGGCTGTCCCAGCGCGTGAAGCGCCGGCCGCCGTCGACTCCGCCGAGGCCGATACGCGGACCGCCGCGGCGACGTCGATGATGGATTCCGTCGACGAACAGAACGCCGCTCGCCCCCGTCCCGGCACGGGGACCAATCCCGCTCCCCGGCCCGATCCCGAACTGCAGCGCCGGTTGGAAGCCACCGCGAAGGCGACCGCTCTGACGGTCAAGGTGCTCGGATTCAAATGTGCTCGTGCCCATCCCAGCGATCCGCGTTCGGCCTTCTGCACGGTGTGTGGCATGCCGGTCGACCAGACACAGGCGCTCATCGAAGTGGTGCGTCCGCCGCTGGGCATGCTGGTCCTCGACGACGGCATGACCTACATGCTGGCCGCCGACGCCGTACTCGGCCGTGACCCGGAACATTCCGAGGCCGCGCAGCAGGGCCTGGTGCCGTTGAAGGTCGACGACGCCTCCGGCGGCATGTCCCGCGCGCACGCCGAGATCCGGTTGGTGAACTGGGATGTGACGGTGGTGGACCGCGGCTCCACCAACGGCACCAGGACCAGGCTGCCCGGCTACCGCGATTGGATCCGGCTCAATCCGTATCAGCCGATGACGCTGATCCCTGGCTCGGAGGTCATGCTCGGCAATCGGGTACTGCGCCTGGAACCGATCGCCCCGCCGCCGTTCGGCGGCTGA
- a CDS encoding metallopeptidase, with protein sequence MATLRATSIFAVVLCAVTLLAGCTSYVDGRAVSVYDDPFKVAGLPTTSGPSGPREGVADSTLTATNGDGGEIDTLALNAVEDIQTYWRVEYGKAFGGEFEPVDELISWSAKDRSQGPEFCEESTYRLVNAAYCRLDTSIGWDRGVLLPTMAETFGQMAVVMVLAHEYGHAIQDQSGIVATKDPVIVKEQQADCFAGAFIRHVAEGRSAHFTINTSDGLNSVLAATVAIRDTDPDDPASVHGSAFERVTAVQIGFTDGPVACKSIDIDEINQRRGNLPQTLGGHDGEYPIDKDSLIELSKALAAILPLDNGPTYDYSGAEIDCADGVSTAPVSYCPADNTISTDIPLLAERGTDDSDPDDPLPMKVSGDYNGYVVFIARYTLAVQNSHGQSLSGAKTGLRAACLAGVVTGELADPNRQRSQGNISLAAGDLDEAVSGLLTDGLAASDVQGKTVPSGFARVDAFRAGVLYGENTCMSRYS encoded by the coding sequence TTGGCCACACTCCGAGCGACGAGCATTTTCGCCGTCGTCCTGTGCGCGGTCACCCTGCTCGCCGGGTGCACCAGCTACGTCGACGGACGAGCGGTCTCGGTCTACGACGACCCGTTCAAAGTGGCAGGCCTGCCGACCACCAGCGGTCCGAGTGGGCCGCGCGAGGGTGTCGCCGACTCCACCCTCACCGCGACCAACGGCGACGGCGGCGAGATCGACACGTTGGCGCTCAATGCCGTCGAGGACATCCAGACCTACTGGCGGGTGGAGTACGGCAAGGCGTTCGGTGGCGAATTCGAGCCGGTCGATGAGCTGATCTCGTGGAGTGCCAAGGACCGCTCGCAGGGGCCCGAGTTCTGCGAGGAGTCGACCTACCGCCTCGTGAACGCGGCCTACTGCCGGTTGGACACGTCGATCGGCTGGGATCGCGGGGTGCTGCTGCCCACCATGGCCGAGACGTTCGGTCAGATGGCCGTGGTCATGGTGCTCGCCCACGAGTACGGTCACGCCATCCAGGACCAGTCCGGCATCGTGGCCACCAAGGATCCGGTCATCGTGAAGGAGCAGCAGGCCGACTGCTTCGCCGGCGCGTTCATCCGCCATGTCGCCGAGGGCAGGTCCGCGCACTTCACCATCAACACCTCCGACGGGCTGAACTCGGTGCTGGCGGCGACGGTCGCCATCCGCGACACCGACCCCGACGACCCGGCCAGCGTGCACGGCTCGGCGTTCGAGCGGGTCACCGCGGTACAGATCGGCTTCACCGACGGCCCGGTGGCCTGCAAGAGCATCGACATCGACGAGATCAACCAGCGCCGCGGCAACCTGCCGCAGACACTCGGCGGTCACGACGGCGAATACCCGATCGACAAGGACAGCCTGATCGAGCTGAGCAAGGCACTCGCCGCCATCCTGCCGCTGGACAACGGTCCCACCTACGACTACTCCGGCGCCGAGATCGACTGCGCCGACGGCGTCAGCACCGCGCCGGTGTCCTACTGCCCGGCCGACAACACCATCTCCACCGACATCCCGCTGCTGGCCGAACGCGGCACCGACGACAGCGATCCCGACGACCCGCTGCCGATGAAGGTGTCCGGAGACTACAACGGCTACGTCGTCTTCATCGCCCGCTACACCCTCGCCGTGCAGAACAGTCACGGACAGTCGCTCAGCGGCGCCAAGACCGGCCTGCGCGCGGCCTGCCTGGCCGGGGTGGTGACCGGCGAGCTCGCCGACCCGAACAGGCAACGCTCCCAGGGCAACATCTCGCTGGCCGCGGGCGACCTGGACGAGGCGGTCTCCGGCCTGCTCACCGACGGTCTGGCCGCCAGCGACGTGCAGGGCAAGACAGTGCCGAGCGGCTTCGCGCGGGTGGACGCCTTCCGCGCAGGGGTGCTCTACGGCGAGAACACCTGCATGTCGCGCTATTCCTGA
- a CDS encoding FHA domain-containing protein, with the protein MSSPGAQTITVRHDGTERTFDSNQPITLGRAPEVTLFVDSPLVSRVHATLTWQGSGWVLTDNGSTNGVFVDARRLSQPVTIDRPTQVRLGDAISGPLLHLLPSAMVPRPPSGPMPHQGRSAPPPQRPSYQRPPTPPFPQQQPGPSSGQQPAAGPYPGARPQVPAQQAQHAAPPVQQAQQPNVNMTTKADTSALPPLRARNSTAAIARADRLPPGGLAIGRTTDNQIVVNDPLASRKHARLVAGPEGLTIEDLGSANGTFVNGTRQQRSVLREGDVITIGNIDFAVQQGTLVLRQKPVTEQGLHVHGVGFTVENNKQLLVDVNMQAGRGTLTALIGPSGAGKSTLSKLIAGNTQPSGGVVTFEGRNLHAEYEALRSRIGMVPQDDVLHRQLTVRQALGYAAELRLPPDTTKADRQQVIDGVLKELSLTEHADTRVDKLSGGQRKRASVALELLTGPSLLILDEPTSGLDPALDRQVMVMLRELADAGRVVIVVTHSVACLDMCDQVLLLAPGGKTAFCGHPAGVGAAMGTSDWAEIFAEVAANPDQAFAAYRSRQAFAPPPPPPPRYGPAGSPPQTSSVKQFSTLVRRQLRLIASDRVYSLTLLLLPVVVGAVTLTAPGKNGFQPPPLVQTSEGIGPAISSEAQTLLSFLVIGACFMGISLSVRDLVGERTIFVRERAVGLSPSAYLMAKILVFSLAAVYQVAVMLAIVLVGKSGPREGVVIPPGAVELFVDITLLAVSSVVLGLLISSLVKSNEQMMAVLILAIIVQLVMMGSFIPVAGRPGLEQLSWLFPARWGFASGASTVDLTTLFVKAEPDTLWQHTVQWWAIDIAALVVITVVLAVIVRRNLRLKRSA; encoded by the coding sequence ATGTCTTCACCGGGGGCGCAGACCATCACCGTGCGCCATGATGGAACGGAACGGACCTTCGATTCGAACCAGCCGATCACCCTGGGGCGTGCCCCGGAAGTGACGCTGTTCGTCGACAGTCCGTTGGTGTCGCGGGTGCACGCGACATTGACCTGGCAGGGGAGCGGCTGGGTCCTTACCGACAACGGAAGCACGAACGGCGTTTTCGTCGACGCCCGTCGCCTGAGTCAGCCGGTCACGATCGACCGGCCGACGCAGGTTCGGCTGGGCGACGCGATCAGCGGGCCGTTGCTGCACCTGCTTCCCAGCGCAATGGTGCCGCGGCCGCCGTCCGGGCCGATGCCGCACCAGGGCAGATCGGCGCCACCGCCGCAACGACCGAGTTACCAACGTCCGCCCACTCCGCCGTTCCCGCAGCAACAGCCGGGCCCCAGCTCGGGGCAGCAGCCGGCCGCCGGACCGTATCCGGGCGCGCGTCCCCAGGTTCCGGCCCAGCAGGCGCAGCACGCCGCGCCCCCTGTCCAGCAAGCGCAGCAGCCCAACGTCAACATGACGACCAAGGCCGATACCTCGGCACTGCCGCCGCTGCGGGCACGCAACTCCACCGCGGCGATCGCGCGCGCCGACCGGCTCCCGCCGGGCGGGCTCGCCATCGGCCGTACCACCGACAATCAGATCGTCGTCAACGATCCGCTGGCTTCGCGTAAGCACGCGCGCCTCGTCGCGGGCCCCGAGGGCCTCACCATCGAGGATCTCGGCTCGGCCAACGGCACCTTCGTCAACGGCACCCGCCAGCAGCGCTCGGTACTGCGCGAAGGCGATGTCATCACCATCGGCAACATCGACTTCGCCGTCCAACAGGGCACGCTGGTGCTGCGGCAGAAGCCGGTCACCGAGCAGGGCCTGCACGTGCACGGCGTCGGGTTCACCGTCGAGAACAACAAGCAGCTGCTCGTCGACGTGAACATGCAGGCGGGTCGCGGCACGCTGACCGCGCTGATCGGTCCGTCGGGTGCGGGCAAGTCGACGCTGTCGAAATTGATCGCGGGCAACACCCAGCCCTCGGGCGGCGTGGTCACCTTCGAAGGCCGCAATCTGCACGCCGAGTACGAGGCACTGCGCTCGCGTATCGGCATGGTGCCGCAGGACGATGTGCTGCACCGGCAGCTGACCGTCCGGCAGGCGCTCGGCTATGCGGCCGAGCTGCGGCTGCCGCCGGACACCACCAAAGCCGATCGGCAGCAGGTCATCGACGGCGTACTGAAAGAGCTCTCGCTCACCGAGCACGCCGACACCCGGGTCGACAAGCTTTCCGGCGGTCAGCGCAAGCGCGCCTCGGTGGCGCTGGAACTGCTGACCGGCCCCTCGCTGCTGATCCTGGACGAGCCGACCTCCGGCCTCGATCCCGCGCTGGACCGCCAGGTCATGGTGATGCTGCGCGAACTCGCCGACGCGGGACGCGTCGTCATCGTGGTCACCCACTCGGTCGCCTGCCTGGACATGTGCGACCAGGTGCTGTTGCTCGCGCCCGGCGGCAAGACGGCCTTCTGCGGCCATCCCGCCGGTGTCGGCGCGGCCATGGGCACCAGCGACTGGGCCGAGATCTTCGCCGAGGTGGCAGCCAATCCCGACCAGGCGTTCGCGGCCTACCGTTCGCGGCAGGCCTTCGCGCCCCCGCCGCCTCCGCCGCCGCGCTACGGGCCGGCGGGCTCCCCTCCCCAGACCAGCTCGGTCAAGCAGTTCTCGACGCTGGTGCGCAGGCAGCTGCGGCTCATCGCCTCCGACCGGGTGTACTCGCTGACGCTGCTGCTGTTGCCGGTCGTGGTCGGTGCGGTCACCCTGACCGCACCGGGCAAGAACGGCTTCCAGCCGCCGCCGCTGGTGCAGACCTCGGAGGGCATCGGTCCGGCGATCAGCTCCGAGGCGCAGACGCTGCTGTCGTTCCTGGTGATCGGCGCCTGCTTCATGGGCATCTCGTTGAGCGTGCGCGACCTGGTCGGCGAGCGGACCATCTTCGTGCGCGAGCGCGCGGTGGGATTGTCGCCCTCGGCGTATCTGATGGCCAAGATCCTGGTGTTCAGCCTGGCCGCGGTCTATCAGGTCGCGGTGATGCTCGCGATCGTGCTGGTCGGCAAGAGCGGGCCGCGCGAGGGTGTGGTCATCCCGCCGGGCGCGGTCGAATTGTTCGTCGACATCACCTTGCTGGCGGTGTCCAGCGTGGTACTCGGCCTGCTGATCTCCTCGCTGGTGAAATCCAACGAGCAGATGATGGCGGTGCTCATCCTCGCGATCATCGTGCAGCTGGTGATGATGGGCAGCTTCATCCCGGTGGCCGGACGGCCCGGCCTCGAGCAGCTGTCGTGGCTGTTCCCGGCACGGTGGGGCTTCGCCTCCGGTGCCTCGACGGTCGACCTCACGACCCTGTTCGTCAAGGCCGAGCCGGACACGCTGTGGCAGCACACCGTGCAGTGGTGGGCGATCGATATCGCGGCACTGGTCGTCATCACGGTGGTGCTCGCGGTGATCGTCCGGCGCAACCTACGGTTGAAGAGGTCGGCCTGA
- the rplM gene encoding 50S ribosomal protein L13: MPTYSPKAGDVTRQWYVIDATDVVLGRLAVQAANLLRGKTKPTYAPHVDGGDFVIIINAEKVAISGNKRQDKLIHHHSGHPGGLKSRTVGQVLETRPERLVEKAVKGMIPKNKLGNAIAGKLKVYAGPNHPHAAQQPVPFEIKQVAQ, translated from the coding sequence GTGCCTACGTACAGCCCCAAGGCGGGTGACGTCACCCGGCAGTGGTACGTCATCGACGCCACTGACGTAGTGCTCGGCCGTCTCGCCGTGCAGGCAGCGAATCTGCTGCGCGGCAAGACCAAGCCGACCTACGCCCCGCACGTCGATGGTGGCGATTTCGTCATCATCATCAACGCCGAGAAGGTTGCCATCAGTGGCAACAAGCGGCAGGACAAGCTCATCCACCACCACTCCGGTCATCCGGGCGGCCTCAAGTCGCGCACTGTCGGTCAGGTGTTGGAGACCCGTCCCGAGCGTCTCGTGGAGAAGGCCGTCAAGGGCATGATCCCGAAGAACAAGCTGGGTAACGCGATCGCGGGCAAGCTCAAGGTCTACGCAGGCCCGAACCATCCGCATGCGGCTCAGCAGCCCGTTCCGTTCGAGATCAAGCAGGTGGCCCAGTGA
- the rpsI gene encoding 30S ribosomal protein S9, translating to MTAPEEFNEDFVAEDAAVEVVDEDYGYEADGESEAYVAPVVIDRPVQTVGRRKEAVVRVRLVPGSGNFVLNGRTIEDYFPNKVHQQLVKSPLVTVERTESFDIHARLVGGGPSGQAGALRLAIARALIEVTPEDRPALKRAGFLTRDPRATERKKYGLKKARKAPQYSKR from the coding sequence GTGACCGCTCCCGAAGAATTCAACGAGGACTTCGTGGCCGAGGACGCGGCCGTCGAGGTCGTGGACGAGGATTACGGCTACGAGGCCGACGGTGAGTCCGAGGCCTACGTCGCCCCGGTCGTCATCGACCGCCCGGTGCAGACCGTCGGCCGCCGCAAGGAAGCCGTCGTGCGCGTTCGCCTGGTGCCCGGCTCCGGCAACTTCGTGCTCAACGGCCGCACCATCGAGGACTACTTCCCGAACAAGGTGCACCAGCAGCTGGTCAAGTCGCCGCTGGTGACCGTCGAGCGGACCGAGTCCTTCGACATCCACGCCCGTCTCGTCGGCGGCGGCCCCTCGGGTCAGGCGGGCGCTCTGCGTCTGGCCATCGCGCGTGCCCTCATCGAGGTCACCCCGGAGGACCGTCCGGCCCTCAAGCGCGCCGGCTTCCTGACGCGTGACCCGCGTGCCACCGAGCGCAAGAAGTACGGTCTGAAGAAGGCCCGTAAGGCGCCTCAGTACTCGAAGCGCTGA
- the glmM gene encoding phosphoglucosamine mutase, giving the protein MGRLFGTDGVRGLANESLSPELALRVSGAAAQVLGRGRTRALALVGRDPRASGEMLEAAVTAGLTAAGMNVLSVGVLPTPAVAYLTALYDACLGVMISASHNPMPDNGIKIFAAGGHKLDDAAEDRIEALVAADEPFRPTGAGIGRVLNASGARDHGVIIPDQYSVEGTHERYVEHLVEATGQDLSGLTVVVDCANGAAAEVGPAAYREAGATVIAINAEPDGLNINEGCGSTHLDQVRAAVVEHGADLGLAHDGDADRCLAVAADGSVVDGDAILAVLAIAMKEAGHLAEDTLVATVMSNLGLHIAMREAGITLRTTAVGDRYVLEDLRAGGYTLGGEQSGHVVLPRFGTTGDGVLTGLKLMARMAQTGRSLAELAGVLTTVPQILLNVPVSDKAAVVNAREVREAVLEAERELGDSGRVLLRPSGTEQLVRVMVEATDQVKAERLAENLAKLVATI; this is encoded by the coding sequence ATGGGACGGTTGTTCGGCACCGACGGTGTGCGCGGGCTGGCCAACGAATCGCTGAGTCCGGAGCTGGCGCTACGCGTTTCGGGCGCGGCCGCGCAGGTGCTCGGACGCGGCAGGACGCGCGCGCTGGCACTGGTCGGCCGCGACCCGAGAGCTTCCGGGGAGATGCTGGAGGCCGCCGTCACCGCAGGGCTCACCGCCGCGGGAATGAACGTGTTGTCGGTGGGCGTGCTCCCGACGCCGGCCGTCGCCTACCTCACCGCCCTGTACGACGCGTGCCTCGGTGTGATGATCTCCGCCTCGCACAATCCGATGCCGGACAACGGCATCAAGATCTTCGCCGCGGGCGGGCACAAGCTCGACGACGCCGCCGAGGATCGCATCGAGGCGCTCGTGGCCGCCGATGAGCCGTTCCGCCCGACAGGCGCCGGGATCGGCCGGGTGCTCAACGCCTCCGGCGCCCGCGACCACGGTGTGATCATTCCCGACCAGTACAGCGTCGAAGGCACCCACGAGCGCTACGTCGAACATCTGGTGGAGGCCACCGGGCAGGATCTGAGCGGGTTGACCGTGGTGGTCGACTGCGCCAACGGCGCGGCCGCCGAGGTCGGGCCGGCCGCCTACCGGGAGGCGGGAGCCACGGTGATCGCGATCAACGCCGAACCCGACGGCCTCAACATCAACGAGGGCTGCGGCTCCACCCATCTGGACCAGGTGCGCGCCGCGGTCGTGGAGCACGGCGCCGACCTCGGGCTGGCCCACGACGGTGACGCCGATCGCTGCCTGGCGGTCGCCGCCGACGGTTCCGTGGTCGACGGCGACGCGATTCTGGCGGTGCTGGCCATCGCCATGAAAGAAGCCGGACATCTGGCCGAGGACACCCTGGTCGCGACGGTCATGAGCAATCTCGGTCTGCACATCGCCATGCGCGAAGCCGGAATCACTCTGCGCACCACTGCGGTCGGCGACCGTTACGTGCTCGAGGACCTGCGCGCCGGCGGTTACACCCTCGGTGGGGAGCAGTCCGGACACGTCGTCCTGCCGAGGTTCGGCACTACCGGTGACGGTGTGCTGACCGGGCTGAAACTGATGGCGCGGATGGCGCAGACCGGGCGTTCGCTGGCAGAGCTGGCCGGCGTGCTGACCACGGTCCCGCAGATTCTGCTGAACGTGCCGGTGAGTGACAAGGCTGCCGTCGTGAACGCGCGCGAGGTGCGCGAGGCGGTGCTCGAGGCCGAGCGTGAACTCGGCGATTCCGGGCGAGTCCTGCTGCGGCCCAGTGGGACCGAGCAACTGGTCCGGGTGATGGTGGAGGCCACCGATCAGGTGAAGGCCGAGCGACTGGCCGAGAATCTCGCCAAGCTGGTCGCCACGATCTGA
- a CDS encoding ABC-F family ATP-binding cassette domain-containing protein, translated as MLFDDLDLTLAPGDVIGLVGVNGAGKSTLLRMLADRDSAAGAITTSPPDATIGYLAQEPERVPGESVLDFLGRRTGVSAAQQAMDSAAERLAEGGDDDYSPALERWLTLGGADLESRAEEVAAELGLTDSLAQGLATPMTGLSGGQAARAGLASVLLSRYDILLLDEPTNDLDLDGLTRLEDFVTGVRVPLVVISHDREFLARTVNRIVELDLAQQQVGLYDGGYEAYLAEREIARRHARQAYEEFADTKAGLETRAQMQRNWLEHGVRNARRKAKTDSDKAGRKMRAESTEKQAAKARQTQRRIERLEVVEEPRKEWELRMQIAPAPRSGSVVTTLTEAVVTRGDFRLGPVSTQIEWADRIVLTGANGAGKSTLLGLLLGRITPDIGTATLGSGVQIGEVDQARGLFRGADHLADTFGAQKPDWPDAEIRTLLAKFGLRGPHVTRPCDTLSPGERTRAALALLQARGVNLLVLDEPTNHLDLPAIEQLEQAVDSFTGTLLLVTHDRRMLDSVRATRRWHLDNGRLHEE; from the coding sequence ATGCTGTTCGACGATCTCGACCTGACCCTCGCCCCGGGCGACGTGATCGGGCTGGTCGGGGTGAACGGCGCGGGCAAGTCGACGCTGTTGCGGATGCTCGCCGATCGCGACAGTGCGGCCGGGGCCATCACCACCAGCCCGCCGGACGCGACCATCGGCTATCTCGCGCAGGAACCCGAGCGCGTGCCCGGCGAGTCGGTGCTGGACTTCCTCGGCAGGCGCACCGGGGTCAGCGCGGCGCAGCAGGCTATGGATTCCGCGGCCGAGCGCCTCGCCGAGGGCGGGGACGACGACTACTCGCCCGCCCTGGAGCGCTGGCTGACCCTGGGCGGCGCGGATCTGGAATCGCGAGCCGAGGAGGTGGCCGCCGAACTCGGCCTGACCGACTCGCTCGCGCAGGGACTCGCGACCCCGATGACCGGGCTCTCGGGTGGTCAGGCGGCCCGCGCCGGGCTCGCATCGGTCTTGCTGTCGCGCTACGACATTCTGCTGCTCGACGAACCGACCAATGATCTGGACCTCGACGGCCTGACCCGCCTCGAGGATTTCGTGACCGGCGTGCGGGTGCCGCTGGTGGTGATCAGTCACGACCGGGAGTTCCTGGCGCGTACGGTCAACCGGATCGTGGAGCTGGACCTGGCCCAGCAGCAGGTCGGACTCTATGACGGCGGTTACGAGGCGTATCTCGCCGAGCGCGAGATCGCCCGTCGTCATGCCAGGCAGGCCTACGAGGAGTTCGCCGACACCAAGGCCGGGCTGGAGACCAGGGCGCAGATGCAGCGCAACTGGCTGGAGCACGGTGTCCGCAACGCTCGGCGCAAGGCGAAGACCGACTCCGACAAGGCCGGTCGCAAGATGCGCGCGGAGTCGACCGAGAAGCAGGCCGCCAAAGCCCGCCAGACCCAGCGCCGAATCGAACGCCTGGAAGTGGTCGAGGAGCCGCGCAAGGAGTGGGAACTGCGGATGCAGATCGCCCCGGCCCCACGCAGCGGCTCGGTGGTGACCACGCTCACCGAAGCGGTGGTCACGCGCGGGGATTTCCGGCTGGGACCGGTGAGCACCCAGATCGAGTGGGCCGACCGGATCGTGCTCACCGGTGCCAACGGCGCGGGCAAATCCACGCTGCTCGGACTCCTGCTGGGGCGGATCACCCCCGACATCGGCACGGCCACACTCGGATCCGGCGTGCAGATCGGCGAGGTCGACCAGGCTCGTGGCCTGTTCCGCGGCGCCGACCACCTGGCCGATACTTTCGGCGCGCAGAAGCCGGACTGGCCCGATGCCGAGATCCGCACGCTGCTGGCCAAGTTCGGCCTGCGCGGCCCGCATGTGACACGCCCCTGCGACACCCTCTCTCCCGGTGAACGGACCCGCGCCGCGCTGGCACTCTTGCAGGCCAGAGGAGTGAACCTGCTGGTGCTGGACGAGCCGACCAACCATCTCGACCTGCCCGCCATCGAACAACTCGAGCAGGCCGTCGATTCGTTCACCGGCACCCTGCTGCTGGTCACTCACGACCGCCGCATGCTCGATTCGGTCCGCGCCACCCGTCGCTGGCACCTGGACAACGGTCGCTTGCACGAAGAATGA
- a CDS encoding PspC domain-containing protein codes for MTAPTRRLTRSDDRWIAGVCGGLADYFGWSANAVRLVFVLSCLLPGPQFLLYLVLWLVIPRR; via the coding sequence ATGACCGCACCCACACGCCGTCTCACCCGCTCCGACGATCGCTGGATAGCGGGAGTCTGCGGCGGCCTCGCCGACTACTTCGGCTGGAGCGCGAACGCCGTGCGCCTGGTGTTCGTGCTGTCCTGCCTGCTGCCCGGCCCCCAGTTCCTGCTGTATCTCGTGCTGTGGTTGGTGATTCCCCGGCGGTGA
- a CDS encoding DUF6802 family protein, with product MVTSGEFGGLELPGIDTATALDDLGAVELGDPTQDIDGDGLLDTDTTYGPDAMQVWTDFDHDGLADHVTVVENDGDHASWEFHRHPDGTSEWVRTDQGTLGG from the coding sequence ATGGTCACATCCGGTGAATTCGGCGGTCTGGAGCTGCCCGGTATCGATACCGCCACGGCCCTCGACGATCTCGGCGCCGTCGAACTGGGCGATCCCACCCAGGACATCGACGGCGACGGCCTGCTCGATACCGACACCACCTACGGACCCGACGCCATGCAGGTCTGGACCGACTTCGACCACGACGGCCTCGCCGATCACGTCACGGTGGTCGAGAACGACGGCGATCATGCCTCGTGGGAGTTCCACCGTCACCCCGACGGCACCTCGGAATGGGTGCGCACCGACCAGGGCACGCTGGGCGGATGA